Within Calditrichota bacterium, the genomic segment GGGCGAGTACCGGCCTGAGCGCTACCTTCTCGACGTCGACCACCCGTTTACGGTGGGGCCGCTGGACTTGCAGGACTATTACTTCGAGCACAAGCGCCAGGAGATCGAGGCAGAAGAAAACGCGCTGCCGGTGATCGAGGAGGTGTCGCGTGCCTACGGAACTCTCTCCGGCAGGGGGTATGACCTGATCGAAGAATACCGCATGGAGGATGCAGAGCGTGCCGTGGTGGCCATGGGCTCCACCTGCGGCACGGCCAAGGTGGTCATCGACCAGTTGCGAGAGCAAGGAGAGGCGGTCGGCTTGGTCAAGGTCCGCTGTTACCGACCGTTCCCCTATGAGCGGATCATTGCGGCGCTCACGAAAGTCAAGGCGGCGGCAGTGCTCGATCGCGCGGTTTCCTTTGGCGCCAAGGGCGGCCCGTTGTACGGCGACGTGCGCTCCGCGCTGTTCAGCAACAACGGCCAGCACTCCGTGAAAGTGATCGACTACATCTACGGCCTGGGTGGACGGGACCTGGAGGAGGACCATCTGCACAAGGCCTTCGCCGACCTAAAGCGCGTTGTGCAGACCGGTCGGGTGGAGTTTGAGGTTGGCTACTTAGGGCTTCGCGAATAGCGACCACACGTTTGGGCGAGGTATGAGACATGGCGACCATCAAAGAACTTGCACAGAGAGGAGATAAGCTCTCCCCTGGGCATCGTGCCTGTGCTGGCTGCGTGCCGATCATTGCCTTCCATCAGGTGCTGCGTTCGGCCCAGGGACATGTGGTCTGCGGCTGTGCAACCGGCTGCATGGAGGTGGTCACGACCATCTTCCCCTACACCGCCTGGAAGGTGCCTTTTATCCATAACGCCTTCGAGAATGTGGCGGCCACCATCAGCGGGGTGGAGGCCGCTTATCGTGCCCTGAAGCGCAAGGGGCGAGTGGACAAGGACATCCGCTTCATCGCCTTTGGCGGAGACGGCGGCACGTACGACATCGGCCTGCAGTCCCTTTCAGGGGCGCTGGAGCGCGGGCATAACATGCTCTACGTCTGCTATGATAATGAAGCCTACATGAACACTGGCATCCAACGCTCCAGTGCCACACCGTTTGCTGCCGATACCAAGACCGCGCCCGCAGGCAAGGTGCACAAGGGGAAAAAACAGTTTCCCAAGAATCTGACCGAGATCGTCATCGCGCACAATGTGCCCTATGCGGCGCAGGCCAGCGTCAGCCATTGGAAGGACCTGAACCGCAAGGTGGAGCGGGCTTTGGCAGTTGAGGGGCCGACGTTCATCAATGTTCTGGCCCCCTGTCCGCCAGGATGGCGCTTTCCACAAGAACTGGGCATCGAGATGGCCCGCCTGGCCGTGGAGACCTGTTTCTGGCCATTGTACGAGTATGACCACGGCGTGCGCATCTTGAACTATCGCCCGAAGGAGAAACTGCCCCTCAGCGAGTGGACGAAGCATCAGGGGCGGTTCCGTCATCTGCATCGTGCCGAGAACGCGCACCTCTTGGCCGCGGCCCAGGAAGAGGTGGATCGTCGGTGGGAACTCCTGGTGCGCATGTGCGAGCAGAGCGCCGGTCAGAAGTGACCTAAACTCGGCGGGGCTCTATGACGCTTGCCAACGGTTTGACGCTGTTGCGCATCGCCCTTACGCCACTTTTTGTCGCTCTGATCCTGGGCGACAACCTGGTCAGTCTTTACGCGGGGTGCACAATCTTCGTGGTGGCCTCGCTCACAGATCTTTATGACGGCTACGTTGCTCGCCGGTTCGGCGCGGTGAGCACATGGGGCAAGTTCCTCGACCCCCTCGCCGACAAGATCCTCATCACGGCTGCCTTGATCTGTCTGGCTATCCTCGGCTATGTGGCGGTGTGGATGGTGGTGGTGATTGCGGTGCGCGACGCGCTCGTCACGGGGCTTCGCTCTTATGCCATGTGGAAGAGACAGCCAGTCGTCACCATGGGGTTGGCACGGGTGAAGACTGCTGCCCAAGCGGGGGCCGTGTACGCCGTGATGGCGTTTATGCTGGCAGAACGCACTTTGGCCGGGCGGCCATCGGCAGCGCACGCGCTCGAAGCGGTGCGACGGCTCGGCCTCCTGGATAAGCTCATGTTCGTAGTGACCTGCTTGACGGTGATCACAGGCATCCTCTATCTTGTGGATAACCGCGCCCATGTGCGTCAGGCGGTCGCGGCTCTGCTGCGCGCCCTTATCCCCCGTGGGGTGCGCGTGTGAGTTTCCTTAGCAAGTTGTGCGCCACCGGTTTTTACACCGGGTTTTCGCCTGTGGCACCTGGCACCGTGGGGAGCGCGCTGGCACTGATCCTGGCTGTGTTGCTTCCGCCACCCGGGGCACTGGGCAGTGCAGTGGTGCTTCTTCTGCTTGTACCCCTTGGAGTAGTGACGGCGACGCGCGCTGAGCAGGTCTACGGGCACGATGCCTCGCAGATCAACATCGACGAGATCGCGGGGATGGCGCTGGCCCTATTTGGCCTGCCCAAGACCATTCTCGCGTATGGGACGGCGTTCCTGGTCTTCAGGGCCCTGGATGTGCTCAAGCCGTTTCCCGTGGATGAGCTCCAGCAGTTGCGTGGCGGCTGGGGCGTAATGGCCGACGACCTCATGGCTGGCCTTTACACGTGCATAGGCCTGCACGTGATGCTGAAGCTGTTTGGCTGAGCGACGTCTGCAAACAACAGCGTGGATGTCGGACAAGGTGGGTTGAGCCGGAATAGAAAACTCACCTTTGTTTTTTCTTGGAGAATTGCTTATATTTCAACCTGTCAGAGCGCCGAGCAGAGCATGAAAACGGGCGAGCGAATAGTTGCCGAGTTGGTGACCGTCGGCGATGAGTTGTTGGCCGGGCGTCTGGCCAATGGCAATGCGCAGTTCCTGGCGCGCGCCCTGCGAGAGGTCGGCGTAGTCACCCAGTGGATGACCACGGTGGGTGACGACCGTGAGCAGATGCGCGATGCGTTCGCACGGGCACTTGGCCGTGCCCAGGTGGTGGTCATCACCGGTGGTCTGGGCCCGACGCCTGATGACCTGACCAGACAGGTGGTTGCGGAGCTCTTGGGCGTCCCGTTGGTAATAGACGAAGAGGCCCTGGCTGCCATACGCGCTCGCTTTGCGGCCCGCGGCCTGCGCATGAGCCCGAACAACCAGCGCCAGGCGCAAATTCCGCAAGGGGCGACTGTTCTGCGCAACCCCTTAGGTACTGCGCCGGGGTTCACGTTCCGGTGGCAGGGTGCGATCGGCTTTGCACTCCCCGGTGTGCCGGCGGAGATGCGGGCGATGGTGGAACAGGAGGTCCTCCCCCGCGTGCAGGTGCTGGCTGGCTGGTGGTGCGTGGTTGAGCGGGTTTTGCGCACCACGGGGATCCCGGAGTCGGCCCTTGCAGAGCGGCTCAGCGGGGTGGACGAAGGGCAGGCGGTTCGCCTCGCCTACCAGGCCGGCAGCATAGGCGTGGACGTGCGTTTGACCGCTGAGGGGCCGGAGCGCGATGCCTGCCAGCGGGCGGTAGAACATGCGGCGGAGAT encodes:
- the porA gene encoding pyruvate ferredoxin oxidoreductase; the encoded protein is MAQIVALTGNEAVAEAMRQINPDVVAAYPITPQTELMHKFAEFHADGLVDTELVLVESEHSAMSASVGAAAAGARAMTATSANGLALMWEIVYIAASLRLPIVMAVVNRALSGNINIHCDHSDSMGCRDSGWIQLFSENAQEAYDNTIMAVKIAEDRRVLLPVMVTLDGFIISHTVERLEILEDQQVKDFVGEYRPERYLLDVDHPFTVGPLDLQDYYFEHKRQEIEAEENALPVIEEVSRAYGTLSGRGYDLIEEYRMEDAERAVVAMGSTCGTAKVVIDQLREQGEAVGLVKVRCYRPFPYERIIAALTKVKAAAVLDRAVSFGAKGGPLYGDVRSALFSNNGQHSVKVIDYIYGLGGRDLEEDHLHKAFADLKRVVQTGRVEFEVGYLGLRE
- a CDS encoding pyruvate ferredoxin oxidoreductase (catalyzes the formation of acetyl-CoA from pyruvate and coenzyme A); translated protein: MATIKELAQRGDKLSPGHRACAGCVPIIAFHQVLRSAQGHVVCGCATGCMEVVTTIFPYTAWKVPFIHNAFENVAATISGVEAAYRALKRKGRVDKDIRFIAFGGDGGTYDIGLQSLSGALERGHNMLYVCYDNEAYMNTGIQRSSATPFAADTKTAPAGKVHKGKKQFPKNLTEIVIAHNVPYAAQASVSHWKDLNRKVERALAVEGPTFINVLAPCPPGWRFPQELGIEMARLAVETCFWPLYEYDHGVRILNYRPKEKLPLSEWTKHQGRFRHLHRAENAHLLAAAQEEVDRRWELLVRMCEQSAGQK
- the pgsA gene encoding CDP-diacylglycerol--glycerol-3-phosphate 3-phosphatidyltransferase, coding for MTLANGLTLLRIALTPLFVALILGDNLVSLYAGCTIFVVASLTDLYDGYVARRFGAVSTWGKFLDPLADKILITAALICLAILGYVAVWMVVVIAVRDALVTGLRSYAMWKRQPVVTMGLARVKTAAQAGAVYAVMAFMLAERTLAGRPSAAHALEAVRRLGLLDKLMFVVTCLTVITGILYLVDNRAHVRQAVAALLRALIPRGVRV
- a CDS encoding phosphatidylglycerophosphatase A, yielding MSFLSKLCATGFYTGFSPVAPGTVGSALALILAVLLPPPGALGSAVVLLLLVPLGVVTATRAEQVYGHDASQINIDEIAGMALALFGLPKTILAYGTAFLVFRALDVLKPFPVDELQQLRGGWGVMADDLMAGLYTCIGLHVMLKLFG
- a CDS encoding competence/damage-inducible protein A, with translation MKTGERIVAELVTVGDELLAGRLANGNAQFLARALREVGVVTQWMTTVGDDREQMRDAFARALGRAQVVVITGGLGPTPDDLTRQVVAELLGVPLVIDEEALAAIRARFAARGLRMSPNNQRQAQIPQGATVLRNPLGTAPGFTFRWQGAIGFALPGVPAEMRAMVEQEVLPRVQVLAGWWCVVERVLRTTGIPESALAERLSGVDEGQAVRLAYQAGSIGVDVRLTAEGPERDACQRAVEHAAEMVRQKAGEFIYGTDDCRLEEAVGKLLSSAGKSIAVAESCTGGLVAHRLTNVSGSSAYFERGVVAYSNQAKVELLGVPEGLIARHGAVSPEVAVAMAEGIRRVARTDLGLSTTGIAGPTGGTPTKPVGLVYIGFSDGTQSVCKRGLFPFDRLANKERAATAALDMVRRYLLGLPLLNDEI